A stretch of Helicobacter pylori DNA encodes these proteins:
- a CDS encoding Bax inhibitor-1/YccA family protein: protein MALYDRANSRNAYAEDSLLHESELVGFVKTTYKFFAGSLLLATIGALLGLMNFQAVVQYKWVFFIAEIVAFFGLMFSKSKPGLNLFMLFAFTSLSGVTLVPLLGMVIAKAGLGAIWQALGMTTIVFGLMSVYALKTKNDLANMGKMLFIALIVVVVCSLINLFLGSPMFQVVIAGASAILFSLYIAYDTQNIVKGMYDSPIDAAVSLYLDFLNVFISILQIIGIFSDRDK, encoded by the coding sequence ATGGCATTGTATGACAGAGCTAATTCTCGTAATGCGTATGCAGAAGATTCTTTATTGCATGAAAGCGAGCTGGTGGGTTTTGTTAAAACGACTTACAAGTTCTTTGCGGGCAGTTTGTTATTAGCGACTATTGGGGCGTTACTAGGTTTAATGAACTTTCAAGCCGTAGTGCAGTATAAGTGGGTATTTTTTATCGCTGAAATTGTGGCGTTTTTTGGTTTGATGTTTTCTAAATCTAAACCCGGATTGAATTTGTTCATGCTGTTTGCTTTCACTTCATTATCAGGGGTTACTCTAGTGCCTTTGTTGGGTATGGTGATTGCAAAAGCTGGTTTAGGAGCGATTTGGCAGGCTTTGGGCATGACAACTATTGTTTTTGGTTTGATGAGCGTGTATGCCCTTAAAACTAAAAACGATCTAGCGAATATGGGTAAAATGCTCTTTATCGCTTTGATTGTGGTGGTGGTGTGTTCGCTCATTAACTTGTTTTTGGGTAGCCCCATGTTCCAGGTTGTCATTGCGGGAGCGAGCGCGATTTTATTCAGTCTTTACATCGCTTATGATACTCAAAACATCGTTAAAGGCATGTATGATAGCCCCATTGATGCGGCGGTAAGCTTGTATTTAGACTTTTTGAATGTCTTCATTTCTATCCTGCAAATCATTGGTATTTTTTCAGACAGAGACAAATAG
- the gap gene encoding type I glyceraldehyde-3-phosphate dehydrogenase — protein sequence MKIFINGFGRIGRCVLRAILERNDTNPQLEVIGINDPANWEILAYLLEHDSVHGLLNKEARYSNGKLIIGSLEIPVFNSIKDLKGVGVIIECSGKFLEPKTLENYLLLGAKKVLLSAPFMGEYDEKQYPTLVYGVNHSLYQNQTIVSNASCTTNAIAPICTILDKAFGIKEGMLTTIHSYTSDQKLIDLAHPLDKRRSRAAASNIIPTTTKAALALHKVLPNLKNKMHGHSVRVPSLDVSMIDLSLFLEKKAFKDPINDLLMEASKGVLKGVLEIDLKERVSSDFISNPSSVIIAPDLTFTLENMVKIMGWYDNEWGYSNRLVDMVQFMYHY from the coding sequence ATGAAAATTTTTATCAATGGATTTGGCCGCATTGGGAGATGCGTTTTAAGAGCGATTTTAGAGCGCAATGATACAAACCCTCAACTAGAAGTGATAGGCATCAATGACCCTGCTAATTGGGAAATTCTCGCTTATCTTTTAGAGCATGACAGCGTGCATGGGTTGCTTAATAAAGAGGCGCGTTACTCTAATGGTAAGCTTATTATCGGCTCGTTAGAAATCCCTGTTTTTAATAGCATCAAAGACTTGAAAGGCGTGGGTGTTATCATAGAGTGTTCAGGGAAGTTTTTAGAGCCTAAAACGCTAGAAAATTACCTTTTGCTTGGGGCTAAAAAGGTGTTGTTATCCGCTCCTTTTATGGGCGAATACGATGAAAAACAATACCCCACTTTAGTGTATGGGGTCAATCATTCTCTCTATCAAAACCAAACCATTGTTTCTAACGCCTCTTGCACGACTAACGCTATCGCGCCCATTTGCACGATTTTAGATAAAGCTTTTGGCATTAAAGAAGGCATGCTAACGACCATTCATAGTTATACAAGCGATCAAAAACTCATTGATTTAGCCCACCCTTTGGATAAACGGCGCTCCAGAGCGGCTGCAAGCAACATTATCCCCACCACCACTAAAGCCGCTCTAGCCTTGCATAAAGTGTTACCCAATCTCAAAAATAAAATGCATGGGCATAGCGTGAGGGTGCCTAGCCTTGATGTGTCCATGATAGATTTGAGTTTATTTTTAGAAAAAAAGGCCTTTAAAGATCCGATCAATGATTTATTGATGGAAGCTTCCAAAGGGGTTTTAAAAGGCGTGTTAGAGATAGATTTAAAAGAAAGGGTGAGTTCTGATTTCATTTCTAACCCTAGCAGCGTCATCATCGCGCCCGATTTGACTTTCACGCTAGAGAATATGGTCAAAATCATGGGGTGGTATGATAATGAATGGGGGTATTCTAATCGTTTGGTGGATATGGTGCAGTTTATGTATCATTATTAA
- a CDS encoding vacuolating cytotoxin domain-containing protein, with the protein MAFKKARLISRFISKGFFKLNKISKKIFKLNQILKREKPLKRHKKTKSIKKPFNKNKSFLKASVLLIGALGGLSHLRANECTYWSWSTWSYQDNIESGPNSPTHNSYCLFSSAQGSGTYYLNTLTTYSAGGASFTQKFNGGTLNVGGNIRFGGTGINGGDVGYITGTYDAANIYLTSHLTTGNSYADGGGATLNFNATNNLTINQASFDNSDAGTQKSYMNFKGSNIKVSGSSFKDDTNGGFSFSGNNNNSTISFNQTNFNQGTYNFSNSASSSFDNSSFNQGTYHFNSAQSTFENSTFNQGTYDFSNNTSFNNDTFNQGTYSFNTSKVSFSGINTLNSSSPFANLKGSVSFNSGAIFNLNQTLNSNQTYDILTTNGAIQYGVYQSYLWDLINYKGDKAISHVEVGNNTYDVTFDINGQDETLQETFNKQSIITQFLGDDLQQQAQQTYQEDVTNSQTALNNATSDNKIASNDTSYTQSKNPTIAKDAQNLENTNQQIAQDEQALEKDLAQIKQLANSTTGFNEQAFNQAQSKEQQDEQTLQNDENAFNTEQEGLEQAIANAKHANPTPSHAPTPTKHTAQNTPPNKVPPTPPTQNLPTTNVWNGVYNLQNQTYSNKGVYYIDPNLSGQSGQSGNTLSTYTANLFGRSFGVNANNGTLIIGNDTESANDNGLIWIGHGGFGYITGTFNAANIYLTNNFKTGEGVSNSDGGGANITFKASDNITMDGLNYNDAETVTKMIQTGASQHSYAAFDALNNISVTNSSFSDMTWGKFSFSAKNISFSNASFSGFTNPGGSSVISANASNSLSFINSRLNGGAVYNLQANSLIFNNTQAVFNVLYSRGTSNFNATTQLLGNTNFTLSSQSLLNFNGDTTLQNNANITLGNKSQAAFKNSLTLDNNSNLSLDNQSVLNANGTSTFNNQASLNIYNGSQAAFNSLFFNGGTLSLNASSKLNASSASFSNNTTINLDDSVLSANNTSSLNANINFQGASQADFGGNTTIDTASFNFDSASSLNFNNLTANGALNFNGYAPSLTKALMSVSGQFVLGSNGDINLSDINIFDNITKSVTYNILNAQKGITGISGANGYEKILFYGMKIQNATYSDNNNIQTWSFINPLNSSQIIQESIKNGDLTIEVLNNPNSASNTIFNIAPELYNYQASKQNPTGYSYDYSDNQAGTYYLTSNIKGLFTPKGSQTPQAPGTYSPFNQPLNSLNIYNKGFSSENLKTLLGILSQNSATLKEMIESNQLDNITNINEVLQLLDKIKITQTQKQALLETINHLTDNINQTFNNGNLVIGATQDNVTNSTSSIWFGGNGYSSPCVLDSTTCSSFRNTYLGQLLGSTSPYLGYINADFKAKSIYITGTIGSGNAFESGGSADVTFQSANNLVLNKANIEAQATDNIFNLLGQEGIDKIFNQGNLANVLSQVAMEKIKQAGGLGNFIENALSPLSKELPASLQDETLGQLIGQNNLDNLLNNSGVMNEIQNIISKKLSIFGNFVTPSIIENYLAKQSLKSMLDDKGLLNFIGGYIDASELSSILSVILKDITNPPTSLQKDIGVVANDLLNEFLGQDVVKKLESQGLVSNIINNIISQGGLSGVYNQGLGSVLPPSLQNALKENDLGALLSPRGLHDFWQKGYFNFLSNGYVFVNNSSFSNATGGSLNFVANKSIIFNGDNTIDFSKYQGALIFASNGVSNINITTLNATNGLSLNAGLNNVSVQKGEICVNLASCPTTKNSSSTNSSVTPTNESLSVRANNFTFLGAITSNGAIDLSQVRNNSVIGTLNLNENATLQANNLTITNAFNNASNSTANINGNFTLNQQATLSTNASGLNVMGNFNSYGDLVFNLSHSASHAIINAQGAATIMANNNNPLIQFNTSSKETGTYTLIDSAKAIYYGYNNQITGGSSLDNYLKLYTLIDINGKHMVMTGNGLTYNGQAVNIKDGGLVVGFKDSQNQYIYTSILYNKVKIAVSNDPINNLQAPTLKQYIAQIQGVQSVDSIDQAGGNQAIDWLNKIFETKGSPLFAPYYLESHSTKDLTTIAGDIANTLEVIANPDFKNDATNILQINTYTQQMSRLAKLSDTSTFARSDFLERLEALKNKRFADAIPNAMDVILKYSQRNRVKNNVWATGVGGASFINGGTGTLYGINVGYDRFIKGVIVGGYAAYGYSGFHANITQSGSSNVNMGVYSRAFIKRSELTMSLNETWGYNKTFINSYDPLLSIINQSYKYDTWTTDAKINYGYDFMFKDKSVIFKPQVGLSYYYIGLSGLRGIMDDPIYNQFRANADPNKKSVLTINFALESRHYFNKNSYYFVIADVGRDLFINSMGDKMVRFIGNNTLSYRDGGRYNTFASIITGGELRLFKTFYVNAGIGARFGLDYKDINITGNIGMRYAF; encoded by the coding sequence ATGGCGTTTAAAAAGGCCAGATTGATTTCTAGGTTTATTTCAAAGGGATTTTTCAAATTGAATAAGATCTCAAAGAAAATTTTCAAATTGAATCAAATCTTAAAGCGTGAAAAGCCCTTAAAACGCCATAAAAAAACAAAATCCATTAAAAAGCCCTTTAATAAAAACAAATCTTTTTTAAAAGCTTCGGTTTTATTGATAGGAGCGTTGGGGGGATTATCTCACCTAAGGGCTAACGAATGCACTTATTGGTCATGGTCGACTTGGAGTTATCAAGATAATATTGAAAGCGGTCCTAATTCACCCACGCACAACTCTTATTGCCTTTTTAGTAGTGCTCAAGGCTCTGGGACTTATTATTTAAACACTCTTACCACTTATAGCGCTGGTGGGGCTAGTTTCACGCAAAAATTCAATGGTGGCACGCTTAATGTGGGAGGGAATATCCGCTTTGGAGGCACAGGTATTAATGGAGGTGATGTCGGCTATATCACAGGCACTTATGATGCGGCTAACATTTACTTGACCAGCCATTTAACAACCGGAAACTCATACGCTGATGGTGGTGGGGCCACGCTCAATTTTAATGCAACTAATAACCTCACTATCAATCAAGCGAGTTTTGATAACAGCGATGCAGGGACGCAAAAATCTTACATGAATTTTAAAGGCTCGAATATCAAGGTCAGTGGCTCTAGCTTTAAAGATGACACGAATGGGGGCTTTAGTTTCAGCGGTAATAACAATAATAGCACTATCTCCTTCAATCAAACGAACTTCAATCAAGGCACTTATAACTTTAGTAACAGCGCAAGTTCAAGCTTTGATAATAGTAGTTTCAATCAAGGGACTTATCACTTTAATAGCGCCCAATCCACTTTTGAAAACAGCACTTTCAATCAAGGGACTTATGATTTTAGTAACAATACTAGCTTTAATAACGACACCTTCAATCAAGGCACTTATAGCTTTAATACTAGCAAGGTGAGTTTCTCAGGCATTAACACTTTAAATTCAAGTTCGCCTTTTGCTAACCTTAAAGGTAGTGTGTCTTTTAATTCTGGTGCGATCTTTAACCTCAATCAAACCCTTAATAGCAACCAAACCTATGACATTCTCACTACAAACGGAGCGATCCAGTATGGGGTTTATCAAAGCTATTTGTGGGATCTAATCAACTATAAGGGCGATAAAGCCATCAGCCATGTTGAAGTGGGCAATAACACTTATGATGTAACCTTTGACATTAATGGGCAAGATGAAACCTTACAAGAAACCTTTAACAAACAATCCATTATTACCCAATTTTTAGGAGACGATTTACAACAACAAGCCCAACAAACCTATCAAGAGGATGTAACCAACTCCCAAACTGCTTTAAATAACGCTACTAGTGATAATAAGATCGCAAGCAACGATACAAGCTACACTCAAAGCAAAAATCCCACTATCGCTAAAGACGCTCAGAATTTAGAAAACACCAACCAACAAATCGCTCAAGATGAACAAGCGTTAGAAAAAGATTTAGCTCAAATCAAACAATTAGCCAACTCCACCACAGGCTTTAATGAACAAGCTTTCAATCAAGCGCAAAGCAAAGAACAACAAGATGAACAAACCTTACAAAACGATGAAAACGCTTTTAATACTGAACAAGAGGGATTAGAACAAGCGATAGCTAACGCTAAGCATGCCAACCCCACACCAAGCCATGCACCCACTCCCACAAAACACACAGCACAAAACACTCCCCCTAATAAAGTTCCACCCACACCCCCTACTCAAAATTTACCCACAACGAATGTGTGGAATGGAGTCTATAACCTCCAAAATCAAACTTACTCAAACAAAGGGGTTTATTATATCGATCCTAACCTTTCAGGACAGAGCGGTCAAAGCGGCAACACGCTCAGCACTTATACAGCCAATTTGTTTGGGAGAAGTTTTGGCGTCAATGCTAACAATGGCACTTTGATCATAGGGAATGACACAGAGAGCGCGAATGATAATGGGTTGATTTGGATAGGGCATGGAGGCTTTGGTTATATTACTGGGACTTTTAATGCGGCTAACATTTACTTGACCAATAATTTTAAAACCGGTGAAGGCGTTTCAAATTCAGATGGTGGGGGAGCGAATATTACCTTTAAAGCAAGCGATAACATCACTATGGATGGCTTGAATTATAATGACGCTGAAACCGTTACTAAAATGATTCAAACGGGGGCCAGTCAGCATTCCTATGCCGCTTTTGACGCTCTAAATAATATCAGTGTAACCAATTCCAGTTTTAGCGATATGACTTGGGGGAAATTCAGTTTTAGCGCTAAGAATATTTCGTTTTCTAACGCTTCGTTCAGCGGCTTTACAAACCCTGGAGGATCAAGCGTTATCAGCGCTAACGCTTCTAATTCTTTAAGCTTTATCAATTCTCGTTTGAATGGGGGAGCGGTTTATAATTTGCAGGCTAATAGCCTTATTTTCAATAACACGCAAGCGGTTTTTAATGTTTTGTATTCTAGGGGGACAAGCAATTTTAACGCTACCACACAGCTTTTAGGCAACACGAATTTTACGCTCAGCTCTCAAAGTTTACTGAACTTTAATGGCGATACAACCTTGCAAAACAACGCTAATATCACGCTTGGCAATAAAAGTCAAGCCGCTTTTAAAAATTCTTTAACGCTTGACAATAATTCTAATTTAAGTTTAGACAATCAAAGCGTTTTGAACGCGAATGGCACGAGCACCTTTAACAATCAAGCGAGTCTCAATATTTATAATGGGAGTCAAGCGGCCTTTAATAGCCTCTTTTTTAATGGCGGGACACTCAGTCTTAACGCTAGCAGTAAGCTCAACGCTTCTAGCGCTAGTTTTTCAAACAACACCACTATTAATTTAGACGATAGCGTTTTATCAGCGAATAACACAAGCTCTTTAAACGCTAATATCAATTTTCAAGGCGCAAGCCAGGCTGATTTTGGAGGCAACACGACTATTGATACAGCAAGCTTTAATTTTGACAGCGCAAGTTCATTGAATTTTAATAACCTTACGGCTAATGGAGCGTTAAATTTTAATGGTTATGCGCCCTCTTTGACTAAGGCTTTAATGAGCGTTAGCGGGCAGTTTGTTTTAGGGAGTAATGGGGATATTAATTTATCTGACATCAATATTTTTGATAACATTACAAAATCTGTAACCTACAACATCCTAAACGCTCAAAAAGGGATTACTGGCATTAGTGGGGCTAATGGCTATGAAAAAATCCTTTTTTATGGCATGAAAATCCAAAACGCTACTTATAGCGACAATAACAACATCCAAACTTGGTCGTTTATAAACCCTCTCAATTCTTCTCAAATCATTCAAGAGAGCATTAAAAATGGGGATTTAACCATAGAAGTTTTAAATAACCCCAACTCGGCTTCCAACACTATTTTTAATATCGCCCCTGAGCTTTATAATTACCAAGCTTCTAAGCAAAATCCTACCGGCTATAGTTATGATTATAGCGACAATCAAGCAGGCACTTATTACTTGACAAGCAATATTAAAGGTCTTTTCACCCCTAAAGGCTCTCAAACGCCTCAAGCCCCAGGCACTTATAGCCCGTTTAACCAACCTTTGAATAGTTTAAATATCTACAATAAGGGTTTTTCTAGCGAGAATTTAAAAACGCTTTTAGGGATCCTTTCTCAAAATTCCGCTACCTTAAAAGAAATGATTGAATCCAACCAATTAGACAATATCACTAACATCAATGAAGTGTTGCAACTCTTGGATAAAATTAAAATCACCCAAACGCAAAAGCAAGCGCTCCTAGAAACGATCAACCATTTGACTGACAACATCAATCAAACCTTTAATAACGGGAATCTCGTTATAGGCGCTACCCAAGATAATGTTACAAACTCTACCAGCTCTATATGGTTTGGGGGCAATGGCTATAGCAGTCCTTGCGTGCTAGATAGCACCACTTGTTCTTCTTTTAGGAACACTTACTTGGGGCAATTATTAGGCTCAACTTCCCCTTATTTGGGCTACATTAACGCTGATTTTAAAGCTAAAAGCATTTATATTACCGGGACAATTGGAAGTGGTAACGCTTTTGAAAGCGGAGGGAGCGCGGATGTAACCTTTCAAAGCGCTAATAACTTAGTGTTGAATAAAGCTAATATAGAAGCTCAGGCTACAGACAATATCTTTAATCTTTTGGGTCAAGAAGGGATTGATAAAATCTTTAATCAAGGGAATTTAGCGAATGTTCTCAGTCAAGTGGCTATGGAAAAAATCAAGCAAGCCGGAGGTTTAGGGAACTTTATAGAAAACGCTCTAAGCCCTTTGAGTAAGGAATTACCCGCTAGCTTGCAAGATGAAACCTTAGGCCAACTTATAGGTCAAAATAACTTAGACAATTTATTGAATAATAGTGGAGTCATGAATGAAATCCAAAACATTATCAGTAAAAAACTAAGCATTTTTGGTAATTTTGTTACCCCATCCATCATAGAAAACTACCTTGCTAAGCAGTCTTTAAAAAGCATGCTAGACGATAAAGGGCTTTTGAATTTTATCGGTGGGTATATAGACGCTTCTGAATTAAGCTCTATTTTAAGCGTGATTTTAAAGGATATTACTAACCCCCCTACAAGCCTGCAAAAAGACATCGGCGTGGTAGCGAACGACTTGTTGAACGAGTTTTTAGGACAAGATGTGGTCAAAAAGCTAGAAAGTCAAGGCTTAGTGAGCAATATCATCAATAATATTATTTCTCAAGGCGGGTTGAGCGGCGTTTATAATCAAGGTTTAGGGAGCGTGTTGCCGCCCTCTTTACAAAACGCGCTCAAAGAAAACGATTTAGGCGCTCTTTTATCGCCTAGAGGCTTGCATGATTTTTGGCAAAAAGGGTATTTTAACTTTTTAAGCAATGGCTATGTTTTTGTCAATAACAGCTCTTTTAGCAACGCTACAGGGGGCAGTTTGAATTTTGTCGCCAACAAGTCTATTATTTTTAATGGCGATAATACGATTGACTTTAGCAAGTATCAAGGCGCATTGATTTTTGCTTCTAATGGTGTTTCTAATATCAATATCACCACCCTAAACGCTACGAATGGCTTAAGCCTTAATGCGGGTTTGAATAACGTGAGCGTTCAAAAAGGAGAAATTTGTGTCAATTTAGCCAGTTGCCCTACAACCAAAAACAGCTCTTCTACAAACTCCAGCGTAACCCCCACCAATGAATCTTTAAGCGTGCGCGCTAATAACTTCACTTTTTTAGGCGCAATCACCTCTAATGGGGCTATTGATTTGTCTCAAGTAAGAAATAATAGCGTTATAGGCACGCTCAATCTCAATGAAAACGCGACCTTGCAAGCCAATAATTTAACGATCACTAACGCTTTTAACAACGCCTCTAACTCTACGGCTAACATTAATGGTAATTTCACCTTAAACCAACAAGCGACTCTAAGCACTAACGCTAGCGGCTTGAATGTCATGGGGAATTTTAACAGCTATGGCGATTTGGTGTTTAACCTTAGCCATTCAGCTAGCCATGCTATTATCAACGCTCAAGGTGCAGCGACAATCATGGCTAATAACAATAACCCCTTAATCCAATTCAACACTTCTTCAAAAGAAACAGGCACTTACACGCTTATTGATAGCGCTAAAGCCATTTATTACGGGTATAACAACCAAATCACAGGAGGCAGCAGCCTAGATAATTACCTTAAGCTTTACACGCTCATTGACATTAATGGCAAGCACATGGTGATGACTGGCAACGGCTTAACCTATAACGGGCAAGCCGTGAATATTAAAGATGGCGGTTTAGTTGTGGGCTTTAAAGACTCTCAAAATCAATATATTTACACTTCCATTCTTTATAATAAAGTGAAAATCGCTGTTTCTAATGATCCTATCAATAACCTACAAGCCCCCACTTTAAAACAATATATCGCTCAAATTCAGGGCGTTCAAAGCGTGGATAGTATTGATCAAGCTGGAGGCAACCAAGCGATTGATTGGCTCAATAAAATCTTTGAAACTAAGGGAAGCCCTTTATTCGCTCCCTATTATTTAGAGAGCCACTCCACAAAAGATTTAACCACAATCGCTGGAGATATTGCTAACACTTTAGAAGTCATCGCTAACCCTGATTTTAAAAATGACGCCACTAATATTTTACAGATCAATACCTACACGCAACAAATGAGCCGTTTGGCCAAGCTCTCTGACACTTCAACTTTCGCTCGTTCTGATTTCTTGGAACGCTTAGAAGCCCTTAAAAACAAGCGATTCGCTGATGCGATCCCTAACGCTATGGATGTGATTTTAAAATACTCTCAAAGAAACAGAGTCAAAAATAATGTGTGGGCGACAGGAGTTGGAGGGGCTAGTTTTATTAATGGAGGCACTGGGACTTTATATGGTATCAATGTAGGGTATGACCGATTTATTAAGGGCGTGATTGTGGGGGGTTATGCCGCTTATGGGTATAGCGGGTTTCATGCAAACATCACGCAATCAGGCTCTAGCAATGTCAATATGGGTGTTTATAGCCGAGCGTTTATCAAAAGAAGCGAATTAACGATGAGCTTGAATGAGACTTGGGGATACAATAAGACTTTCATCAACTCTTATGACCCCCTACTCTCAATCATCAATCAGTCTTACAAATACGACACCTGGACGACTGACGCTAAAATCAATTACGGCTATGATTTCATGTTTAAAGATAAAAGCGTTATTTTTAAACCCCAAGTAGGCTTAAGCTATTATTACATTGGTTTGTCTGGTTTAAGGGGTATTATGGATGATCCTATTTACAATCAATTCAGAGCCAATGCTGACCCCAATAAAAAATCCGTTCTAACGATCAATTTTGCCCTAGAAAGTCGGCACTACTTCAATAAAAACTCTTATTATTTTGTGATTGCGGATGTGGGCAGAGACTTATTCATTAATTCTATGGGGGATAAAATGGTGCGTTTTATTGGTAACAACACCCTAAGCTATAGAGATGGCGGCAGATACAACACTTTTGCCAGCATTATCACAGGCGGGGAGCTAAGGTTATTCAAAACCTTTTATGTGAATGCGGGCATTGGGGCTAGGTTTGGGCTTGATTATAAAGATATTAATATTACCGGAAATATTGGTATGCGCTATGCTTTTTAA